The following are encoded together in the Lathyrus oleraceus cultivar Zhongwan6 chromosome 3, CAAS_Psat_ZW6_1.0, whole genome shotgun sequence genome:
- the LOC127130987 gene encoding uncharacterized mitochondrial protein AtMg00810-like, which produces MSMMVKLNYFLWLQIKQAKNGIFINQSKYCKELLKRFGMDTCKYTVTPMGSGTYLDHDESRTPIDITKYRACPKESHLTDVKRIMKYLKRASNIGLWYPKGSICSPVGFSDANYAGCKMDRKNTSGTCHIFGNALVSWSCKKQASVALSNAEEEYIAIGSCCAQILWLK; this is translated from the coding sequence ATGTCCATGATGGTTAAGTTGAACTACTTCCTTTGGTTGCAAATCAAACAAGCAAAGAATGGGATATTCATCAATCAATCTAAATATTGCAAAGAACTTCTCAAAAGATTTGGCATGGATACTTGCAAATATACAGTCACTCCAATGGGATCAGGGACATATCTTGATCATGATGAATCTAGGACTCCAATTGATATCACTAAGTATCGAGCTTGTCCGAAGGAATCCCATCTCACTGATGTGAAGAGAATAATGAAGTATCTCAAAAGAGCATCCAATATCGGCTTATGGTACCCCAAAGGTAGTATATGTAGTCCTGTTGGTTTCTCTGATGCAAATTATGCAGGATGCAAGATGGACAGGAAAAACACGAGTGGAACATGTCACATTTTTGGAAATGCTCTAGTTTCTTGGTCATGTAAAAAGCAAGCGAGTGTGGCTCTCAGCAATGCAGAAGAAGAATATATCGCCATCGGTAGTTGCTGTGCACAAATACTTTGGTTGAAGTAA